In the genome of Pseudomonas sp. HS6, one region contains:
- a CDS encoding L,D-transpeptidase family protein produces the protein MLPRFPAVTRCLSLAALCVAGPVAALEFPLPPPGEDIIGQVQVIKAKYEDTFADLGTTYDLGYSEMVAANPGVDAWLPGAGTEVVLPTRFILPPGPREGIVINLAEYRLYYYPKGRNVVYTFPLGIGREGWGSPIAHTTITAKTPNPTWTPPASIKAEHAADGDPLPNVVPAGPDNPLGPFKFTLGTPGYLIHGSNKKFGIGMRTSHGCFRMFNNNVLEMAGMVPVGTSVRILNDAYKFGRSGGKVYLEAHTPIDDKGNPSVVDKHTAVINAMLKREDITNNLRMNWDVVRDVVAAEDGLPTEIGTPNTSAPIVSSAPIDLQQ, from the coding sequence ATGTTGCCGCGCTTTCCTGCCGTCACCCGCTGCCTGTCTCTTGCCGCCCTGTGTGTGGCCGGCCCCGTTGCCGCATTGGAGTTTCCCCTGCCACCACCTGGTGAAGACATCATCGGCCAGGTGCAGGTGATCAAGGCCAAGTACGAAGACACCTTTGCCGATCTGGGCACCACCTACGATCTGGGCTATTCGGAAATGGTTGCGGCCAACCCGGGCGTCGATGCCTGGTTGCCGGGTGCGGGCACCGAAGTGGTCCTACCGACCCGTTTCATCCTGCCGCCGGGCCCGCGTGAAGGCATCGTGATCAACCTCGCCGAATACCGCCTCTACTACTACCCGAAAGGCCGGAACGTGGTGTACACCTTCCCGCTGGGTATCGGTCGTGAGGGCTGGGGCTCGCCGATTGCCCACACCACGATCACCGCCAAGACGCCGAATCCGACCTGGACACCGCCAGCCTCGATCAAGGCAGAACACGCCGCCGATGGCGATCCGCTGCCGAACGTCGTGCCGGCCGGTCCGGACAACCCGCTGGGCCCGTTCAAGTTCACCCTGGGTACACCGGGTTACCTGATCCACGGTTCGAACAAGAAGTTCGGCATCGGCATGCGCACCAGCCACGGCTGCTTCCGCATGTTCAACAACAACGTGCTGGAAATGGCCGGCATGGTGCCGGTGGGCACGTCGGTGCGGATCCTCAACGATGCGTACAAGTTCGGTCGCAGTGGCGGCAAGGTCTACCTGGAAGCGCACACGCCGATCGACGACAAGGGCAACCCGTCGGTGGTCGACAAGCACACCGCCGTGATCAACGCGATGCTCAAGCGTGAAGACATCACCAACAACCTGCGCATGAACTGGGATGTGGTCCGTGATGTAGTCGCAGCGGAAGACGGCTTGCCAACCGAAATCGGCACGCCGAACACCTCGGCGCCGATCGTCTCCAGCGCACCGATCGACTTGCAGCAGTAA
- the oprI gene encoding outer membrane lipoprotei OprI, giving the protein MNNVLKFSALALAAVLATGCSSASKETEARLTATEDAAARSQARADEAYRKADEALAAAQKAQQTADEANERALRMLEKASRK; this is encoded by the coding sequence ATGAACAACGTTCTGAAATTCTCTGCTCTGGCTCTGGCCGCAGTTCTGGCTACCGGTTGCAGCAGCGCATCGAAAGAAACCGAAGCACGTCTGACCGCTACTGAAGACGCAGCTGCTCGCTCCCAGGCTCGTGCAGACGAAGCTTACCGTAAAGCTGATGAAGCTCTGGCTGCTGCTCAAAAAGCACAACAGACTGCTGACGAAGCTAACGAGCGTGCTCTGCGCATGCTGGAAAAAGCTAGCCGCAAGTAA